Proteins encoded in a region of the Strix aluco isolate bStrAlu1 chromosome 26, bStrAlu1.hap1, whole genome shotgun sequence genome:
- the SNRNP40 gene encoding U5 small nuclear ribonucleoprotein 40 kDa protein codes for MIEQHKRKVPGGGPGPGPAPGPAPAPGAAPGPDLPLVPVAAKRPRHELPGAPGGGGGGGGGGGGGGGGGGGGGQPPPGALLQAGPPRCSSLQAPIMLLSGHEGEVYCCKFHPNGNTLASAGFDRLILLWNVYGDCDNYATLKGHSGAVMELHYNTDGSMLFSASTDKTVAVWDSETGERVKRLKGHTSFVNSCYPARRGPQLVCTGSDDGTVKLWDIRKKAAVQTFQNTYQVLAVTFNDTSDQIISGGIDNDIKVWDLRQNKLTYTMRGHADSVTGLSLSSEGSYLLSNAMDNTVRIWDVRPFAPKERCVKIFQGNVHNFEKNLLRCSWSPDGSKIAGGSADRFVYVWDTTSRRILYKLPGHAGSVNELAFHPEEPIILSASSDKRLYMGEIQ; via the exons ATGATCGAGCAGCACAAGCGGAAGGTcccgggcggcggccccggccccggccccgctcccggccccgctcccgcccccggCGCCGCTCCCGGCCCTGACCTCCCGCTCGTGCCTGTGGCGGCCAAGCGGCCCCGCCATGAGCTGCCgggggcgccgggcggcggcggtggtggtggtggtggtggtggtggtggcggcggcggcggcggcggtggggggcAGCCCCCTCCCGGGGCCCTGCTGCAGGCG GGCCCGCCGCGCTGCTCCTCCCTGCAGGCCCCCATCATGCTGCTCTCGGGGCACGAAGGAGAGGTGTACTGCTGCAAGTTCCACCCCAACGGCAACACCCTCGCCTCTGCTGGCTTCGACAGGCTCATCC TGCTGTGGAATGTCTATGGGGACTGCGATAACTACGCCACCCTGAAGGGCCACAGCGGGGCGGTTATGGAGCTGCACTATAACACAGACGGCAG CATGCTCTTCTCAGCATCCACAGACAAAACTGTGGCTGTGTGGGACAGTGAGACTGGAGAGAGAGTGAAGAGGCTGAAGGGCCATACCTCGTTCGTGAACTCCTGTTACCCGGCGAGGCGAGGACCCCAGCTCGTCTGCACAGGCAGCGACGATGGGACAGTGAAG CTGTGGGATATCAGGAAAAAAGCTGCTGTCCAGACATTTCAGAACACGTACCAGGTCTTGGCTGTAACTTTCAATGACACCAGCGATCAGATCATATCCGGAGGCATCGACAATGACATTAAG GTGTGGGACCTTCGCCAGAACAAGCTCACTTACACCATGAGAGGACACGCGGACTCGGTGACAGGCCTCAGCCTGAGTTCAGAAGGCTCCTACCTGCTCTCCAACGCGATGGACAACACAG TTCGCATCTGGGATGTGCGACCATTTGCCCCTAAAGAGAGATGTGTGAAGATTTTCCAGGGGAACGTACATAATTTTGAAAAG AATCTTCTGAGGTGCTCTTGGTCCCCGGATGGGAGTAAGATCGCCGGGGGCTCAGCTGACAG GTTTGTCTACGTGTGGGACACCACATCCAGGAGGATTTTGTACAAGCTGCCAGGCCACGCTGGGTCGGTGAACGAACTGGCTTTTCATCCGGAGGAACCCATTA tACTCTCCGCGTCCAGCGACAAAAGACTCTATATGGGGGAGATCCAGTGA